One region of Edaphobacter bradus genomic DNA includes:
- a CDS encoding TetR/AcrR family transcriptional regulator: MAHRTISDDEFLDKALDLFRTYGFHGVSLSMLAEATGLEKASLYYRFPGGKDEIAMAVVSGVTAGLQEKVFEPLKGEGSPRKRISIITENLRGFYSDGTKACVIEVLSIPGGSEQMIATVKAAMQAWIKSFTEIARESGLAPALARSRAEEAVLRIEGSLVLSRVLGDNGHFQRSLKLLPELLTVS; the protein is encoded by the coding sequence ATGGCGCACCGGACGATCAGCGATGACGAGTTTTTAGATAAAGCCCTCGACCTGTTTCGAACGTATGGTTTCCACGGCGTCAGTCTGAGTATGCTCGCGGAGGCAACCGGCCTTGAGAAGGCAAGCCTCTATTACCGTTTCCCCGGCGGGAAAGATGAAATCGCCATGGCCGTCGTTTCGGGGGTCACCGCGGGCCTTCAGGAAAAGGTTTTTGAACCGTTGAAGGGCGAAGGGTCGCCCCGAAAGCGTATCAGCATCATTACGGAAAATTTGCGCGGATTCTACTCGGACGGGACAAAAGCCTGCGTCATCGAAGTTCTCTCCATTCCTGGCGGTAGCGAACAGATGATCGCAACCGTCAAAGCAGCTATGCAGGCATGGATCAAGTCGTTCACAGAGATTGCTCGGGAAAGCGGCCTTGCCCCTGCATTGGCCCGCAGCCGAGCAGAAGAAGCAGTCCTCAGGATCGAAGGCTCCTTAGTGTTATCGCGCGTTCTCGGAGACAACGGCCACTTTCAACGAAGTCTAAAGCTGCTGCCGGAGCTTCTGACTGTAAGTTAG
- a CDS encoding SGNH/GDSL hydrolase family protein, producing MRWICVTLVLAGTLWGQTGVVSTPAAQASAQTSIEPDAAKQIAAMQKKLDDWPQLGRYREANAALSAQDAKGGAADEKRVVFYGDSITDAWAQKPDEFFPGRPYVGRGISGQTTPQMLVRFQQDVVQLKPAVVVILAGTNDIAGNTGPSTPQMIEDNFESMIAIARANGIKVVIASILPADHFGWKPGARPAEQIRAMNSRLKAMCEREGLVYLDYYSKMANAQGGLDLELAKDGVHPTSKGYAMMSPLAEKAIAEALAR from the coding sequence ATGCGTTGGATTTGTGTGACGTTGGTGTTGGCGGGGACGCTGTGGGGGCAGACGGGGGTGGTGTCGACTCCAGCGGCGCAGGCTTCGGCCCAAACTTCGATTGAGCCCGATGCGGCGAAGCAGATCGCCGCGATGCAGAAGAAGCTGGACGACTGGCCGCAGCTTGGAAGGTACCGGGAGGCGAATGCAGCGCTGTCTGCTCAGGATGCTAAAGGCGGGGCGGCGGACGAGAAGCGCGTGGTGTTTTATGGTGATTCGATTACGGATGCGTGGGCGCAGAAGCCTGACGAGTTCTTTCCCGGCAGGCCGTATGTGGGGCGCGGGATCAGCGGGCAGACGACTCCGCAGATGCTGGTGCGGTTCCAGCAGGACGTGGTGCAACTGAAGCCGGCGGTGGTCGTGATTCTTGCAGGCACGAACGACATTGCTGGGAATACGGGGCCTTCGACGCCGCAGATGATCGAGGACAACTTCGAGTCGATGATTGCGATTGCGCGGGCGAACGGGATCAAGGTGGTGATCGCGTCGATATTGCCTGCAGATCACTTCGGCTGGAAGCCAGGCGCGCGGCCGGCGGAGCAGATTCGCGCAATGAATTCGCGGTTGAAGGCGATGTGCGAGCGCGAGGGGCTGGTGTATCTGGACTACTACTCGAAGATGGCGAACGCGCAGGGCGGACTGGACTTGGAGCTTGCGAAGGATGGCGTGCATCCAACGTCGAAGGGATACGCGATGATGTCTCCGTTGGCGGAGAAGGCGATCGCTGAGGCCCTTGCGAGGTAA
- the asnS gene encoding asparagine--tRNA ligase yields the protein MSETAAATPAVATIASLAAHEGQTVTLRGWLYNIRSSGKLLFPTFRDGTGTIQGIVPKAAVSEQVFETLKSLQLESSLTVTGKVRADSRAPSGYELDVENIEVISPVSADDPFPITLKEHGVDFLMEHRHLWLRTPRQSAILRVRATIMRAASEYFDTNGFIRTDPPILTPNACEGTSELFEMDYFDSDKAYLTQSGQLYIEATALALGKVYSFGPTFRAEKSKTRRHLTEFWMIEPEVAYMDLEGDMQLAEQFLRHIVSRVLELHRQDLKTIGRDTAKLEAIIIPGAFPRLSYDEAHAMLEEAYKAGKIENPHKYGDDLGSPDETYISSQFDKPVMIHRYPAAIKAFYMQPDPKDPTKALCVDVLAPEGYGEIIGGSQRVDSYDLLKQRIEEHDLPLAAFQWYLDLRKYGSVPHAGFGMGIERAVAWICSLDHVRETIPFARTLNRIYP from the coding sequence ATGAGCGAAACCGCCGCAGCCACTCCCGCCGTAGCCACCATCGCCTCGCTAGCCGCCCACGAAGGCCAGACCGTCACCCTCCGGGGCTGGCTCTACAACATCCGCTCCTCGGGCAAGCTGCTCTTCCCCACCTTCCGCGATGGCACCGGCACCATTCAGGGCATCGTTCCCAAGGCCGCCGTCTCCGAGCAGGTCTTCGAGACCCTCAAGAGCCTCCAGCTCGAGTCCTCCCTGACCGTCACCGGCAAGGTCCGCGCCGACTCCCGCGCACCCTCCGGCTACGAGCTCGACGTCGAAAACATCGAAGTCATCTCCCCCGTCTCCGCCGACGACCCCTTCCCCATCACCCTCAAAGAGCACGGCGTCGACTTCCTCATGGAGCATCGCCACCTCTGGCTCCGCACTCCGCGCCAGTCCGCCATCCTGCGCGTCCGTGCCACCATCATGCGCGCGGCTTCAGAGTACTTCGACACCAACGGCTTCATCCGCACCGATCCGCCGATCCTCACCCCCAACGCCTGCGAAGGCACCTCCGAGCTCTTCGAGATGGACTACTTCGACTCGGACAAGGCCTACCTCACGCAGTCCGGACAGCTCTACATCGAAGCCACCGCGCTCGCCCTCGGCAAGGTCTACAGCTTCGGCCCCACCTTCCGCGCCGAAAAGTCCAAGACCCGCCGCCACCTCACCGAGTTCTGGATGATCGAACCCGAGGTCGCCTACATGGACCTCGAAGGCGACATGCAGCTCGCCGAGCAGTTCCTGCGCCACATCGTCAGCCGGGTCCTTGAACTGCACCGCCAGGACCTCAAAACCATCGGCCGCGACACCGCAAAGCTCGAAGCCATCATCATCCCCGGCGCCTTCCCACGCCTCTCCTACGACGAAGCCCACGCCATGCTCGAAGAGGCCTACAAAGCAGGCAAGATCGAAAACCCGCACAAGTACGGCGACGACCTCGGCTCTCCCGACGAGACCTACATCAGCTCGCAATTCGACAAGCCGGTGATGATCCACCGCTACCCCGCGGCCATCAAGGCCTTCTACATGCAACCCGACCCCAAGGACCCCACCAAGGCCCTCTGCGTCGACGTCCTCGCCCCCGAGGGCTACGGCGAGATCATCGGCGGCTCGCAGCGCGTCGACAGCTACGACCTCCTCAAGCAGCGCATCGAAGAGCACGACCTCCCACTAGCCGCCTTCCAGTGGTACCTCGACCTGCGCAAATACGGCTCCGTCCCCCACGCCGGCTTCGGCATGGGAATCGAACGAGCCGTAGCCTGGATCTGCAGCCTAGACCACGTGAGAGAGACGATACCTTTTGCGAGAACATTAAACAGAATTTACCCCTAG
- a CDS encoding carboxymuconolactone decarboxylase family protein yields the protein MSRLTAINPSTATGKSKELLDAVKGKLGLVPNMTKVMANAPAVLEGYLAFSGALGHGLLDAQTRERLALVTAQQNQCDYCLSAHSAIGKMVGLKPEELIESREGRGGSERTTAALTFAKRVLESKGQITDADLAAVRAAGYSDGEVAEIIAHVALNVLTNYFNIATGVDIDFPRVSFAEVA from the coding sequence ATGTCACGTCTCACCGCAATCAACCCATCCACCGCAACCGGGAAGTCCAAGGAACTGCTTGACGCTGTCAAGGGAAAGCTCGGCCTTGTCCCCAACATGACGAAGGTGATGGCCAATGCACCCGCCGTGCTCGAAGGCTATCTGGCCTTCAGTGGAGCCCTGGGACACGGTCTTCTGGACGCGCAGACTCGCGAGCGGCTCGCGCTGGTGACGGCCCAGCAGAATCAATGCGATTACTGCCTGTCGGCTCATTCGGCCATCGGTAAGATGGTGGGACTGAAGCCGGAAGAGCTCATCGAGAGCCGCGAAGGCCGCGGCGGGAGCGAGCGCACCACCGCAGCCCTCACCTTTGCCAAGCGGGTGCTTGAGTCCAAAGGCCAGATTACAGACGCAGACCTGGCCGCCGTTCGAGCTGCCGGCTATTCAGATGGCGAAGTGGCGGAGATTATCGCGCACGTCGCCCTGAACGTGCTGACGAACTACTTCAACATCGCGACCGGCGTTGACATCGACTTCCCCAGGGTTTCCTTTGCTGAAGTCGCTTAA
- a CDS encoding VOC family protein has product MAEKVSYIPQGYNSVTPYLIVRGAAQAIDYYKKVFGATEIMRMPGPDGKIGHAELKIGNSHIMLADENPSMGAGYTSAATIGGSPVSLYVYLPDVDDVVKRATTEGAKLLREVKDQFYGDRSGFIQDPFGHLWGIATHIEDVSPKDMQERLKKVMQAA; this is encoded by the coding sequence ATGGCAGAAAAAGTCTCGTACATTCCCCAGGGCTACAACTCCGTCACGCCTTACTTGATCGTCAGGGGCGCCGCGCAAGCCATCGATTACTACAAGAAAGTCTTCGGAGCCACCGAAATCATGCGCATGCCCGGCCCCGACGGCAAGATCGGTCACGCCGAGCTCAAGATCGGCAACTCGCACATCATGCTGGCCGACGAAAATCCCAGCATGGGCGCGGGATACACCAGCGCTGCCACCATCGGCGGCAGCCCGGTGAGCCTCTACGTCTACCTTCCCGACGTCGACGACGTCGTGAAGCGCGCAACCACAGAGGGCGCGAAGCTCCTCAGGGAGGTTAAGGACCAGTTCTACGGAGATCGCTCCGGCTTCATCCAGGATCCCTTCGGACACCTCTGGGGCATCGCCACCCACATCGAAGATGTCTCACCCAAGGACATGCAAGAGCGCCTGAAGAAGGTCATGCAGGCAGCCTAG
- the glnA gene encoding type I glutamate--ammonia ligase produces the protein MPETPAEVLQLAKEAVVKIVDLRFVDLPGVWQHFSIPVEDLDGDLFEEGIGFDGSSIRGFQVIHESDMLLVADPRTARVDPTLEIPTLSLICNVLDPVTRQRYSRDPRYIAQKAENYLKSAGLADLSYWGPELEFYIFDDVRYDQNAHCGYYYIDSDEGIWNAGREENPNLGYKLRHKEGYFPVPPADTLQDVRSEIMLKLKAVGVHAEVHHHEVGTAGQGEIDMRYTTLTQMADNVMFYKYVIRNVAKKHGKVATFMPKPLFGDNGSGMHVHQSLWKDKTNLFFDEKGYAQISQTAKYYIGGLLRHASALLGLCAPTTNSYRRLVPGFEAPVNLVYSQRNRSAAVRIPVYSRSPKSKRVEFRCPDPAANPYLCFAAQLMAGLDGIRNKIDPGQPIDKDLYELEPEEAAKITSTPGSLGEVLDALEKDHDWLLEGDVFTPDVIETWLSYKRERELAPVNLRPVPYEFFLYFDL, from the coding sequence ATGCCCGAAACTCCGGCGGAAGTCCTGCAACTCGCCAAAGAGGCAGTCGTCAAAATTGTGGATTTGAGGTTCGTCGACCTGCCGGGAGTCTGGCAGCATTTCTCAATTCCTGTCGAGGACCTGGATGGCGATCTTTTTGAGGAAGGGATTGGCTTCGACGGATCGAGCATACGTGGATTTCAGGTCATCCACGAAAGTGACATGTTGCTCGTTGCAGACCCCAGGACCGCTCGCGTGGATCCGACGCTCGAGATCCCGACCCTGAGTTTGATCTGCAATGTCCTGGACCCTGTTACGCGTCAACGATACAGCCGCGACCCGCGATACATCGCCCAGAAAGCCGAGAATTATCTCAAGAGCGCCGGACTCGCAGACCTGAGCTATTGGGGTCCGGAGTTAGAGTTCTATATCTTCGACGACGTCCGCTACGACCAAAATGCCCATTGCGGCTACTACTACATCGATTCGGATGAAGGCATCTGGAACGCGGGCCGCGAGGAGAATCCGAATCTCGGATACAAACTGCGGCACAAGGAAGGCTACTTTCCGGTTCCTCCGGCCGACACCCTGCAGGACGTTCGCTCCGAGATCATGCTGAAGCTGAAGGCGGTAGGTGTACACGCCGAAGTTCATCATCATGAGGTTGGCACTGCAGGGCAGGGCGAGATCGACATGCGGTATACGACCCTCACTCAGATGGCGGACAACGTGATGTTTTACAAGTACGTCATCCGCAACGTCGCGAAGAAGCATGGCAAGGTTGCCACGTTCATGCCCAAGCCGCTCTTCGGCGACAACGGCTCAGGCATGCATGTCCACCAGAGCCTGTGGAAGGACAAGACAAATCTGTTCTTTGACGAGAAGGGCTACGCCCAGATCAGCCAGACGGCGAAATACTACATCGGCGGTCTGCTGCGGCACGCATCCGCGCTGCTCGGCCTGTGTGCGCCGACCACCAATTCATACCGGCGGCTGGTCCCTGGATTTGAGGCTCCTGTGAACCTGGTCTATTCCCAACGCAACCGGTCTGCAGCCGTGCGCATTCCTGTCTACTCCAGGAGCCCGAAGTCCAAGCGTGTCGAGTTCCGCTGTCCGGATCCGGCGGCCAACCCCTACTTGTGTTTCGCGGCCCAGCTGATGGCCGGTCTCGATGGAATCCGCAATAAGATCGATCCGGGCCAGCCCATTGACAAGGATCTCTACGAGCTTGAGCCCGAGGAAGCAGCGAAAATCACCAGCACCCCAGGTTCGCTCGGCGAGGTACTAGACGCGCTGGAAAAGGACCACGACTGGCTGCTGGAGGGCGACGTGTTCACGCCAGACGTGATTGAAACGTGGCTGAGCTACAAGCGGGAACGGGAATTAGCCCCAGTAAACCTACGTCCGGTTCCGTACGAATTCTTCCTCTACTTCGATCTCTGA
- a CDS encoding nuclear transport factor 2 family protein, whose amino-acid sequence MAVSTQVSLVPPFTRESATAKVRRAEDGWNTRDPETVSLAYTVDSRWRNRSEFVNGREAIVAFLTRKWSRELEYRLIKELWAFDGARIAVRFAYECHDAQGQWWRSYGNENWEFDEQGLMKARYACINDLAITEAERLFHWPIGRRPDDHPELSDLGL is encoded by the coding sequence ATGGCTGTGAGTACGCAGGTGAGTCTGGTGCCTCCGTTTACGCGGGAGAGCGCGACGGCGAAGGTGAGGCGTGCGGAGGATGGGTGGAATACGCGCGATCCCGAGACGGTTTCGCTGGCTTATACGGTAGACAGCCGGTGGAGAAACCGCTCGGAGTTTGTGAACGGGCGCGAGGCGATCGTCGCTTTTCTGACGCGGAAGTGGTCGCGCGAGCTCGAGTACAGGCTTATCAAGGAGCTGTGGGCGTTCGATGGCGCGCGCATCGCGGTGCGCTTTGCCTACGAGTGCCACGATGCGCAGGGACAGTGGTGGCGCAGCTACGGCAATGAGAACTGGGAGTTCGACGAGCAGGGGTTGATGAAGGCTCGGTACGCGTGCATCAACGACCTTGCGATCACGGAGGCGGAGCGGCTGTTTCACTGGCCGATCGGGCGCAGGCCGGACGACCATCCAGAGCTGAGCGACCTGGGGCTCTAA
- a CDS encoding tetratricopeptide repeat protein has protein sequence MRCLGTGGWWAGLRSIPVVAAAVLGMMVVLTVVMGRPSRGMAGGDDPDRRCAACHADIYASWEETTMARGSGWAMDGLIRGSFFHERSKVNYQLDSKDGEARLRYERDRPASGQALRGEERLVYYIGSGRRGRTYLFARPLEGGNLWFEAPVNWYSRRSKYDMAPAYENAERAPLALQVEPNCLHCHATGVAEPLPFARNAWAGAPFRQGGVGCAACHGDAEAHVASGGRKPMLRLGTLTPQQQDSVCLQCHLEGDVMIQRAGRSLRSFEPGQDLSETAVYFVNASSATSALRASSQYEALLRSACRRAVGARMTCTTCHDPHSLPPAAERVAYFRARCLQCHTAPGFDAKGHHPEKPDCVACHMPTRDTADISHEQLTDHDIEARPRAKTKAVTQTASDGVARFTGAVNLVAVGEGAAGDRERGLAYTQFAERDDRLSYMRAKSLLEKVEFFGHADAVVHEELGYLAQIGGDRTKAQAEYRVTLAMDPHDATALTDLAVLEAQSGAVADAEALLKEVTEHNPGQTAAVLSLAALRCAEGGGAAARELVQLALKYNPDDAAARRFEETGEYGGMHCRLR, from the coding sequence GTGCGATGCTTGGGCACCGGCGGGTGGTGGGCTGGGCTGCGGTCGATCCCTGTTGTGGCGGCTGCTGTTCTCGGGATGATGGTGGTGCTGACGGTCGTGATGGGGCGTCCGTCGCGTGGGATGGCCGGCGGGGACGACCCGGACCGCCGGTGCGCCGCGTGCCACGCGGACATCTACGCGAGCTGGGAAGAGACGACGATGGCGCGGGGAAGCGGGTGGGCGATGGACGGGCTGATCCGCGGGAGTTTTTTTCATGAGCGCTCAAAGGTGAACTACCAGCTGGACAGCAAGGACGGGGAGGCTCGCCTGCGCTACGAGCGTGACCGCCCTGCGTCGGGACAGGCGTTACGCGGCGAGGAACGGCTGGTGTACTACATCGGATCGGGACGGCGGGGACGGACGTATCTGTTTGCGAGGCCGTTGGAGGGTGGGAACCTGTGGTTCGAGGCTCCGGTGAACTGGTACAGCAGGAGGTCGAAGTACGACATGGCTCCGGCGTATGAGAACGCGGAGCGAGCGCCTCTGGCGCTTCAGGTGGAGCCGAACTGTCTGCACTGCCATGCTACGGGTGTGGCGGAGCCGCTGCCGTTTGCGCGGAATGCGTGGGCCGGCGCGCCGTTCCGGCAGGGCGGAGTGGGGTGCGCGGCGTGCCACGGAGACGCGGAGGCGCATGTGGCCTCGGGCGGACGGAAGCCTATGCTGCGGCTGGGGACGCTGACGCCACAGCAGCAGGACAGCGTGTGTCTGCAGTGTCATCTGGAGGGAGATGTGATGATCCAGCGGGCGGGGCGCTCGCTGCGAAGCTTTGAACCGGGGCAGGACCTGTCGGAGACGGCGGTGTATTTTGTGAACGCGAGTTCGGCGACGTCAGCCCTGCGGGCGAGCAGCCAGTATGAGGCGCTGCTGCGAAGCGCGTGCCGGCGTGCTGTGGGCGCGCGGATGACGTGTACGACGTGCCACGATCCGCACAGCCTGCCGCCGGCCGCGGAGCGGGTGGCGTACTTTCGCGCGCGGTGCCTGCAATGCCATACTGCGCCCGGGTTCGACGCGAAGGGCCACCACCCGGAGAAGCCGGACTGCGTGGCGTGCCATATGCCTACGCGGGACACGGCGGATATCTCTCATGAGCAGCTGACGGATCACGACATCGAGGCGAGGCCGCGGGCGAAGACCAAGGCAGTGACGCAGACGGCGAGCGATGGCGTGGCACGCTTCACAGGCGCGGTGAATCTTGTGGCCGTGGGCGAGGGGGCTGCGGGAGATCGCGAGCGAGGGCTGGCGTATACGCAGTTTGCAGAGCGGGACGACAGGCTCTCCTATATGCGTGCGAAGAGCCTGCTGGAGAAGGTGGAGTTTTTCGGACACGCGGATGCCGTGGTTCACGAGGAGCTTGGGTATCTGGCGCAGATCGGCGGCGACAGGACGAAGGCGCAGGCGGAGTACAGAGTCACGCTGGCGATGGATCCGCATGATGCGACGGCGTTGACGGACCTTGCCGTGCTGGAGGCGCAGAGCGGGGCTGTAGCAGATGCGGAGGCGCTACTGAAAGAGGTGACAGAGCACAATCCGGGCCAGACGGCAGCGGTGCTTAGCCTGGCTGCGCTGCGCTGCGCGGAGGGTGGCGGGGCGGCGGCGCGAGAGCTGGTGCAGCTGGCGCTGAAGTACAACCCGGACGATGCCGCGGCGCGACGGTTTGAGGAGACGGGCGAATACGGCGGCATGCACTGCCGTCTGCGCTGA
- a CDS encoding sugar phosphate isomerase/epimerase family protein codes for MQTGISTLVFLSQRLHPGLLDALQRSGARTIELFAARHHFDYTDRPTVRETANWFRDTGLRATLHQPIFTPELSERWSRHVPATLSLISPDKSQRIEAMDEVKRALETAEQIPISAITLHLGLKDDPWNTLAIDNSLTAIEHIKAFAHPLGVKVLIENLQNEVTTPEHILEILHIGHFNNVGITLDVGHAHLSDTGIDHAFELLRPRIAELHLHDNHGLRDEHLWPGTAEIDWTNLARLTATLPAEVPGILEIAHELNETADSVTKKATEAFDQQARNVEDLVESNPS; via the coding sequence ATGCAGACCGGAATCTCCACCCTCGTCTTCCTCTCCCAGCGCCTCCACCCCGGCCTGCTCGACGCGCTCCAGCGCAGCGGAGCCCGCACCATTGAGCTCTTCGCCGCGCGCCACCACTTCGACTACACCGACCGCCCCACCGTCCGTGAGACAGCCAACTGGTTTCGCGACACCGGCCTGCGCGCCACGCTCCACCAGCCCATCTTCACCCCCGAGCTCTCCGAGCGCTGGTCGCGCCACGTTCCCGCCACACTCTCCCTCATCTCGCCCGACAAGTCCCAGCGCATCGAGGCCATGGACGAGGTCAAGCGCGCCCTCGAGACCGCCGAGCAGATCCCCATCTCCGCCATCACACTCCACCTCGGCCTCAAGGACGACCCCTGGAACACCCTCGCCATCGATAACTCCCTCACCGCCATCGAGCACATCAAGGCCTTCGCCCACCCGCTCGGCGTCAAGGTGCTTATCGAGAACCTCCAGAACGAGGTCACCACGCCTGAGCACATCCTCGAAATCCTCCACATCGGCCACTTCAACAACGTCGGCATCACCCTCGACGTAGGCCACGCGCACCTGAGCGACACTGGCATCGACCACGCGTTCGAGCTCCTCCGCCCCCGCATCGCCGAGCTCCACCTCCACGACAACCACGGCCTGCGCGACGAACACCTCTGGCCCGGCACCGCCGAAATCGACTGGACCAACCTCGCCCGCCTCACCGCCACGCTCCCCGCTGAAGTCCCCGGCATCCTCGAGATCGCCCACGAGCTCAACGAAACCGCCGACTCCGTCACAAAGAAGGCCACCGAAGCCTTCGATCAGCAAGCCCGCAACGTCGAAGACCTGGTCGAATCCAACCCCTCCTGA
- a CDS encoding Rossmann-fold NAD(P)-binding domain-containing protein — MKVILFGATGMVGQGVLRECLLDDGVSEVLAVGRSCAGISDGKVNEILQQDLHDLAPIEEQLRGYDVCLFCLGASSAGMSEAEYRRVTYDLTLAIAETLVRLNPAMTFLYISGAGTNAKSRQMWARVKGETENALLGLGFRAAYMLRPGYIQPLHGIESKTKLYQRFYDVLSPMYPLLVKVARRYVISTEELGKAMLRIARNGAPKQVLEAADLVRISGGS; from the coding sequence ATGAAGGTGATTCTGTTTGGCGCGACGGGAATGGTGGGGCAGGGTGTACTTCGCGAGTGCCTGCTCGATGACGGAGTGAGCGAGGTTCTGGCGGTGGGGCGGAGTTGCGCGGGGATCTCGGATGGGAAGGTGAACGAGATTCTGCAGCAGGACCTGCACGACCTGGCTCCGATTGAGGAGCAGTTGCGTGGATACGATGTCTGCCTCTTCTGCCTTGGAGCTTCGTCGGCGGGGATGAGCGAGGCGGAGTACCGGCGCGTGACCTACGACCTGACGCTCGCAATCGCAGAGACGCTGGTTCGGCTGAATCCAGCGATGACGTTTCTGTATATCTCGGGCGCGGGAACGAACGCGAAGAGCAGGCAGATGTGGGCGAGGGTGAAGGGCGAGACGGAGAATGCTCTGCTGGGGCTTGGGTTCAGGGCGGCGTATATGTTGCGGCCCGGATATATACAGCCGCTGCATGGGATCGAGTCAAAGACGAAGCTGTATCAGAGGTTCTATGACGTGCTGAGCCCGATGTATCCGCTGCTGGTGAAAGTGGCGCGGAGGTATGTGATCTCGACCGAAGAGCTGGGCAAGGCGATGCTGCGGATCGCGAGGAACGGCGCGCCGAAACAGGTGCTGGAGGCTGCAGACCTGGTGCGGATTAGCGGGGGTTCGTAA
- a CDS encoding DUF4126 family protein: MNFPVLFLCFLIGCVAGLRSFMAPAIVCAGAYMGWLHVAETPMRFFGSRLTMILFLILAIVELIMDKLPSTPPRTGPVGLVARIVTGGLSGAAVAVGAGAGLVAGAALGAAGGIVGAYAGYYMRRGLVRQMNLPDFVVAVIEDLLTISGGLFVVSRL; this comes from the coding sequence ATGAATTTTCCTGTCTTGTTTCTGTGTTTTCTGATCGGATGTGTTGCCGGTCTGCGCTCGTTTATGGCCCCGGCGATTGTGTGCGCTGGCGCCTACATGGGCTGGTTGCATGTGGCCGAAACGCCGATGCGGTTCTTCGGCTCGCGGCTGACAATGATTCTCTTTCTGATCCTGGCGATCGTCGAGCTGATTATGGACAAGCTGCCCAGCACCCCGCCGCGAACAGGCCCGGTGGGGCTGGTCGCGCGCATCGTGACCGGAGGACTGTCGGGCGCGGCGGTGGCGGTCGGAGCGGGCGCGGGGCTGGTGGCCGGAGCCGCGCTGGGAGCGGCCGGCGGAATCGTGGGAGCCTATGCGGGATACTACATGCGGCGCGGGCTGGTGCGGCAGATGAATCTGCCGGACTTTGTCGTGGCAGTGATCGAGGACCTGCTTACGATCTCGGGCGGACTGTTTGTGGTTTCGCGGTTGTAA
- a CDS encoding alpha/beta hydrolase family protein yields MSSCQEFVDTPPDAIPVRGFLHRPAKPLGDALILTHGAGANCNAPLLLALAEAFCDAGVTVLRCNLPFRQQRPYGPPPRGSAERDQQGLRAAIASIRRQTSGRIFLGGHSYGGRMASMLAAAEPSLVDSLLLLSYPLHPPQKPADLRTAHFPSLRTPALFVSGTCDGFGSIDEITSALKLIEAKTELLPINDAGHELMTKRNRDDLPKIVVEAFRLFARTRTHS; encoded by the coding sequence ATGAGCTCCTGCCAGGAATTCGTTGACACGCCTCCCGACGCAATCCCCGTTCGAGGCTTTCTCCACCGGCCCGCCAAACCCCTCGGCGACGCTCTCATCCTCACCCACGGGGCCGGAGCAAACTGCAACGCTCCCCTGCTCCTCGCACTGGCCGAAGCCTTCTGCGACGCAGGCGTCACCGTCCTGCGCTGCAATCTCCCCTTTCGCCAGCAACGTCCGTACGGCCCGCCTCCACGCGGCAGCGCGGAGCGCGACCAACAGGGACTCCGGGCGGCGATCGCCTCCATCCGCCGCCAGACCTCAGGCCGCATCTTCCTCGGCGGCCACTCCTATGGCGGCAGGATGGCCTCCATGCTCGCCGCCGCCGAACCCTCGCTCGTCGACTCCCTGTTGCTCCTCTCCTACCCGCTGCATCCGCCGCAAAAACCCGCCGACCTGCGGACAGCGCACTTCCCCAGCCTGCGAACCCCAGCGCTCTTCGTCAGCGGCACCTGCGACGGATTCGGCTCCATCGACGAGATCACTTCCGCGCTCAAGCTCATCGAAGCGAAGACAGAGCTGCTCCCCATCAACGACGCGGGCCACGAACTGATGACAAAACGCAACCGCGATGACCTGCCGAAAATCGTGGTGGAGGCATTTCGGCTATTCGCACGCACAAGAACTCATTCTTGA